In the genome of Arthrobacter alpinus, the window CTTCGCGGATGCTGTCGGCGCAAACTTGCGTAGCCTGTTTGAAAGTGATTGGGGTCCAACAAACCCCTTCCGCGTCAAGTCTAGTAACCATGGCGGCCTGTAAGCCAATCTAAGTCACGGCGCGCCCCATGCAATGGGCAAAAACGGATCATTTTTTGCGGGGAATGGTTCCTGCAGGTGGTTAGACTCATACCCGTGCGGGCTCGTGACAGCCTGCCACAGCCAGCGCCGGCCCTCTGGAGCCTTCCTCTTGATCGCCACCAGCGCGGCGGCAAAGCTCAACGAGGGAGTGCCATGCGTTTTCTAAACCAGCCAACCACCGATCTGACGTATTCGGACGTTTTCCTGATTCCATCGCATTCCACCGTGACCTCACGCTTGGACGTTGACTTGTCCAGCGGCGATTCAACGGGCACCACCATTCCCTTGGTGGTGGCGAACATGACGGCTGTTTCCGGCAAACGGATGGCAGAGACTGTGGCCCGGCGCGGCGGCATGGCTATTCTTCCGCAGGACATTCCCCTTGACGTGCTGCGCTCGGTGAGTGAGTGGGTCAAGCAGCGCGATTCCCTCTTTGAAACTCCGCTGTTGATGAGCGCCTCAGACATTGTTATCGATGCAGTCCACCTCATGAGCAAGCGCCCGCACAACGCCGTTGTAGTGGTGGACGGGACGCGGTTTGTGGGTCTGGTCCGTGGATCTGACTGTGAAAGCGTAGATCGCTTCTCCTCACTGGCCTCGGTGATGCGCGCCAATGTCCTTACGCTCGATGCCGCTGTCTTTGATGCCATTCGCACCGAGGCCGACGCCGGATCCTTGGACTTCGCCACGGCCAAGATACGCAATGACGAGGCCTTGCGTGAGGCTTTCTCCGTCCTGGATTCCGCCGGGACGGACATCGCTCCGGTGCTGCGCAACGGCGAGGTGGTAGGTGTCTTGACCCGCACCGGTGCCTTGCGCTCCACGATTTACCAGCCTGCAGTTGACTCTGCTGGACGCCTGCGACTTGGTGTGGCCGTTGGCATCAATGGTGATGTGGCGGCGAAGACGCAGGCCCTGCTTGAGATGGGGGTCGATGCCTTGGTGGTGGACACCGCTCACGGGCATCAGGAAAAAATGTTGGACGCGCTGCGGGCCGTCCGATCCCTTTCTCCCGAAGTACCGGTGGCTGCCGGAAACGTGGTCAGCGCCGCTGGGGTTCGGGACCTGGTGAACGCCGGTGCCGACATTATCAAGGTGGGAGTTGGCCCGGGTGCCATGTGCACCACTCGCATGATGACAGCGGTTGGCCGGCCCCAATTTTCCGCGGTCTTGGAATGTTCGACGGCGGCTGCCGAGTTGGGCGCCCACGTCTGGGCCGACGGTGGTGTGCGCTATCCCCGGGACGTGGCCCTTGCCCTGGCCGCAGGCGCCAGCCAAGTCATGATTGGTTCCTGGTTTGCAGGAACCTACGAAAGTCCCGGCGATCTGTTGAGCGACGCCGGCGGGCGGCTGTACAAGGAGAGTTTCGGCATGGCGTCGGCGCGTGCCGTGCAGAACCGGACATCTCGCGAGGGCGCTTTTGAGCGTGCGCGCAAGGGCCTGTTCGAGGAGGGAATTTCCACCTCCAAAATGTACCTGGATCCCGCCCGCCCCGGGGTGGAGGACCTGCTGGACATGATTACCGCAGGACTGCGCAGCTCCTTTAGCTATGCGGGTGCGTCTTCCTTGGCGGAATTTCGGGAACGCGCCATCGTGGGCGTACAGTCCGCAGCCGGATATGAGGAAGGCCGGCCGCTGCCGCAGAGCTGGTAGCGGCCAAGGGCGCGCATAGCCAAGGTCGGCTTGGCCATGCGCTGCCTAGGCATCTCGAACAGGCGCCGAGCCCGTGGACCCACGGATGGTGAGGTGGGTGGGGAGCACCGACTGACTGCGGGGGAGTGTGCCAAGGCCGGGGTTGATCTGACTGAGCAACATGGTGACGGCAACACGACCTGCCTGCTCCACGGGAGCCGTAACTGTTGTAAGCGGCGGGCTGCAGAAATCGGCACCGAAAATATCGTCACAGCCAACAATGCTGATGTCCTCGGGCACACGAACACCGCGTGCCTGTAGACGCTGGAGCATGCCGATCGCGATGAGGTCGTTGAAAGCGATGCCGGCCGTTGCCCCTGAATGGACCAGCGCATCGGCAGCGGCGGCACCGGAATAAGTGCGCGGGGCAAAGGGGCCCAGCCTGACAACCTCCACGCCACGTTCCAGTGCCGCGGCGCTTAGTGCTTCCCAGCGGCGAGTGTTGGAGCTCGAAGACGCCGGCCCGGCCAGATAAGCAATGTGTGAATGACCCAGCGAGATGAGGTG includes:
- a CDS encoding GuaB1 family IMP dehydrogenase-related protein: MRFLNQPTTDLTYSDVFLIPSHSTVTSRLDVDLSSGDSTGTTIPLVVANMTAVSGKRMAETVARRGGMAILPQDIPLDVLRSVSEWVKQRDSLFETPLLMSASDIVIDAVHLMSKRPHNAVVVVDGTRFVGLVRGSDCESVDRFSSLASVMRANVLTLDAAVFDAIRTEADAGSLDFATAKIRNDEALREAFSVLDSAGTDIAPVLRNGEVVGVLTRTGALRSTIYQPAVDSAGRLRLGVAVGINGDVAAKTQALLEMGVDALVVDTAHGHQEKMLDALRAVRSLSPEVPVAAGNVVSAAGVRDLVNAGADIIKVGVGPGAMCTTRMMTAVGRPQFSAVLECSTAAAELGAHVWADGGVRYPRDVALALAAGASQVMIGSWFAGTYESPGDLLSDAGGRLYKESFGMASARAVQNRTSREGAFERARKGLFEEGISTSKMYLDPARPGVEDLLDMITAGLRSSFSYAGASSLAEFRERAIVGVQSAAGYEEGRPLPQSW